Proteins encoded within one genomic window of Formosa agariphila KMM 3901:
- a CDS encoding TraG family conjugative transposon ATPase, whose protein sequence is MNKINLAQYHPIIDIQNHIIFANNGHVVLGYKGDLPEVYSLAEKDFDDLHTNWFQAIKSLPAGCVIHKQDVYLNQKYNSEQLPNNTFLERATHDHFKDRSTITHDCYLFFTLPKSKGTNSSKFINPFKKPSIAKAMESTDQVLAFIKAVSDTISFLNMSKHFVFTPLSESEILEYTRTYFNGFNTEVDTDILLDKSGAQIGEHHFDVLAINSELCFDEHVQSCKKNSNFTSDDFVFHQGFIDGLGLTLNDNHIINQIIYLDDKQKWRKLLDKKVDELQKSSNFGSQNKVILEKIQHILSQINQDDSSLVVRGQLNVMFWSKDESRLDTIASKIKTEFKDIGMIPYAPKGHERSQYILNNYCCFTSNFSDDDLYVTDLKHALCLLINTSNYKSDATGILFNDRLNNTPVFKDVWDDDKKRIKARNFAIFAPTGEGKSFLANNILRQYFESGVRLVIIDLGGSYSKFAKLYPKDHTILKYKYGHNLGINPFYLAQSEELTTDRLEDLSVFLLELFAAGIEVSKAQTVALKKILAHYYKDVMDGHSLQGLYSFIEQNQSTLLADLKIHKDYFNITNFLHIMSEYVGEGMYSFLFEVNEDQSYKIEDKRLIVFELDEVKDNKEILSVMLKLIKTAIQRTIWQNRSEKGIILFDEFAKQLKFDNVLESVEFYYQAIRKQNGAIGIILQSINQLPNSSTSASILENTQVIYSLNNEKGYDELKERLHLSSHDLNQLKSIKNNLTGIRKYTEIFIKIGKESNIFRLEVPKAVYAAYLTDGKENEDIMALYESCGSMEKAITTFISKS, encoded by the coding sequence ACTGGCTGAAAAAGATTTTGATGACTTGCACACCAATTGGTTTCAAGCTATTAAATCCTTGCCTGCTGGTTGTGTGATTCATAAACAGGATGTGTATTTAAATCAAAAGTATAATTCAGAACAGCTGCCAAATAATACATTTTTAGAACGTGCTACTCACGACCACTTTAAAGACCGTAGTACCATCACTCATGACTGCTACTTGTTTTTTACCCTTCCTAAATCGAAAGGCACAAACTCCAGTAAGTTTATTAATCCGTTTAAAAAACCGTCGATTGCAAAAGCGATGGAATCCACAGATCAAGTCCTTGCTTTTATTAAGGCCGTATCAGACACCATTTCCTTTCTAAATATGTCTAAGCATTTCGTATTTACTCCACTGTCAGAATCTGAAATCCTGGAGTATACCAGAACCTATTTTAACGGGTTTAATACGGAAGTAGATACTGATATACTATTAGATAAATCAGGAGCTCAAATCGGTGAACATCATTTTGATGTCTTAGCCATAAACAGCGAATTGTGCTTTGATGAGCATGTACAATCTTGCAAGAAGAATAGCAATTTCACTTCAGATGATTTTGTGTTCCATCAGGGGTTTATAGATGGTTTGGGATTAACCTTAAACGACAATCACATTATCAATCAAATCATCTATCTCGACGACAAACAAAAATGGCGAAAACTCCTAGATAAAAAAGTAGACGAACTGCAGAAGAGTTCCAATTTCGGATCTCAGAACAAAGTGATTCTTGAAAAGATTCAGCACATATTATCTCAGATCAATCAGGACGATAGCAGTCTTGTGGTTCGAGGCCAATTAAATGTAATGTTTTGGTCAAAAGATGAATCTAGATTGGATACGATTGCTTCCAAAATTAAAACAGAATTTAAAGATATAGGGATGATTCCATATGCTCCAAAAGGGCACGAACGCTCTCAATATATACTGAATAATTATTGCTGCTTCACCTCTAACTTTTCTGATGATGATTTATATGTAACCGATTTAAAACATGCCCTTTGTTTACTCATCAACACTAGTAATTACAAATCTGATGCTACAGGTATTCTCTTCAATGACAGGTTAAATAACACCCCTGTTTTTAAAGATGTTTGGGATGATGACAAGAAACGCATTAAAGCGCGGAACTTTGCCATTTTTGCACCTACGGGAGAAGGAAAGTCTTTTTTAGCTAATAATATTCTGCGTCAATATTTTGAAAGTGGTGTGCGCCTAGTCATCATTGATCTTGGTGGATCCTATTCCAAATTCGCAAAACTTTATCCAAAAGATCATACCATTTTAAAATACAAATATGGTCACAATTTAGGGATTAATCCCTTTTACTTGGCACAATCTGAAGAGCTAACTACAGATCGTCTTGAAGATTTAAGCGTATTTTTATTGGAACTATTTGCTGCAGGCATCGAAGTCAGTAAGGCACAAACTGTGGCCCTTAAAAAGATACTTGCACATTATTATAAAGACGTTATGGATGGCCATTCACTTCAAGGGCTGTATTCTTTTATTGAACAAAATCAAAGCACTTTATTAGCCGATTTAAAGATTCATAAAGACTATTTCAACATTACCAACTTTTTACACATTATGTCTGAATATGTTGGAGAAGGCATGTATAGTTTTCTATTTGAAGTGAACGAAGATCAATCCTATAAAATTGAAGACAAGCGTTTGATTGTCTTTGAACTTGATGAAGTCAAGGATAATAAAGAAATTTTATCTGTGATGCTTAAGCTTATTAAAACAGCCATTCAGCGTACCATTTGGCAAAATCGTTCGGAAAAGGGAATCATCCTTTTCGATGAATTCGCCAAGCAACTCAAATTCGATAATGTCTTGGAGAGTGTAGAATTCTATTACCAAGCCATTCGAAAACAAAATGGAGCCATTGGAATTATTTTGCAGTCTATAAACCAGTTACCAAACTCGAGTACCTCCGCTAGTATTTTGGAAAATACGCAAGTGATATACAGCTTAAATAACGAAAAAGGTTACGATGAATTAAAGGAACGTTTGCATTTGTCTAGCCATGATTTGAATCAACTGAAGTCGATTAAAAACAATCTTACGGGAATCCGTAAATACACTGAAATCTTTATCAAAATCGGAAAGGAAAGTAACATTTTTAGACTAGAAGTTCCTAAAGCAGTCTATGCAGCTTACCTCACAGACGGGAAAGAAAACGAAGACATCATGGCCCTTTATGAGTCCTGTGGTTCTATGGAAAAAGCGATTACAACATTCATTTCAAAATCTTAA
- a CDS encoding conjugal transfer protein, with the protein MKIKHTFLILIIVFTFTSNVSAQGMPVYDNTNFVSLVKSLVESAKQTSQLIQTVKFLKDQKENIEKVNAVIQQLKAVKELAKNNERLYNVVRTDLRDILNSKYIRPDEVNRISDTFNAIMETAIEDLDFIDQILSSNFLKMTDADRSKILKDKETESNNMVSEINNKTKRYREIISFREMQDLINNRAKNY; encoded by the coding sequence ATGAAAATAAAACACACATTTTTAATTCTCATTATTGTTTTTACGTTTACTAGTAATGTAAGCGCACAAGGGATGCCTGTTTATGACAATACCAATTTTGTAAGTTTAGTAAAATCACTTGTAGAATCTGCAAAACAAACCTCCCAGCTTATACAAACGGTTAAGTTTTTAAAAGATCAAAAGGAGAATATAGAGAAAGTAAACGCCGTCATTCAGCAGCTCAAAGCTGTTAAGGAATTGGCTAAAAATAATGAACGCTTATATAACGTTGTTCGTACGGATTTACGAGACATACTAAACTCCAAATATATAAGGCCAGACGAAGTAAATCGCATTTCAGACACCTTCAATGCCATTATGGAAACAGCCATTGAAGACCTCGATTTTATTGATCAAATTCTATCTAGTAATTTTCTAAAAATGACTGATGCAGACCGTTCTAAAATCCTTAAAGACAAGGAAACGGAGTCCAATAATATGGTATCTGAAATTAATAATAAAACCAAACGTTATCGTGAAATCATCTCGTTTAGAGAAATGCAAGATTTAATAAACAATAGAGCTAAGAATTACTAA